A stretch of the Candidatus Jettenia sp. AMX2 genome encodes the following:
- a CDS encoding pyridoxamine 5'-phosphate oxidase family protein — MEEQYNLVRRKDKEITDRNEIEEILTTALVGRLGTCAQGIPYIVPVNFTYDKETSSIFLHCANEGRKLDNIRTNRNVCFEVEDVKNVMVRQPTCGSSVAYRSVIVFGLIEIVTDREAKNSALEKLADKYAPQNPKVPFTGAMLNRTNVLKIEIGEVTGKRSPAISVVTDASGK; from the coding sequence TTGGAAGAACAATATAACCTCGTGAGAAGGAAAGACAAAGAGATAACAGATAGAAATGAGATCGAAGAGATACTCACAACCGCTCTCGTAGGAAGGTTGGGTACCTGTGCTCAGGGGATTCCTTATATTGTTCCGGTGAATTTTACGTATGATAAAGAGACTTCCAGCATATTCCTTCATTGTGCAAACGAAGGAAGAAAATTAGATAATATCAGAACTAACCGGAATGTTTGTTTCGAAGTGGAAGATGTTAAGAACGTTATGGTAAGGCAGCCTACCTGTGGTTCCTCCGTTGCGTACAGGTCTGTTATTGTGTTTGGTCTTATAGAGATAGTTACCGACAGGGAAGCCAAGAATAGTGCTCTTGAAAAACTTGCCGATAAGTATGCACCTCAAAATCCCAAAGTCCCGTTTACCGGGGCCATGCTGAACAGGACAAATGTACTTAAGATAGAAATTGGAGAAGTGACAGGGAAAAGAAGTCCTGCCATATCTGTGGTTACAGACGCTTCAGGGAAGTAG
- the aroF gene encoding 3-deoxy-7-phosphoheptulonate synthase yields MKAESTRKDVDHILENIEKAGLKGILLQGTNRNVIAVIGDERIVPKDYWDVMPGVERSVPILVPYKLASKEGKDFKTVIHLSNGKKIGGEHIAVIAGPCAIESKEQIIEIAHRVRDAGATALRGGAFKPRTNPYSFQGLMEDGLVHLARAREVSGLPIVTEVLTPEHVKLVSKYSDILQVGTRNMQNFLLLRAVGESGKPVILKRGMSATVEEFLLAAEYILAQNNPNVILCERGIRTFETHTRFTLSLSIVPQLKEMTHLPIIVDPSHGTGKRNLVNPMSKGSLAVGADGLLIETHPEPEKSFVDGPQTITLEAFEELMQELKPVAEAVGRTI; encoded by the coding sequence ATGAAAGCTGAATCTACAAGAAAAGACGTAGATCATATTCTTGAAAATATAGAAAAAGCCGGATTAAAAGGGATTCTTCTACAGGGAACCAACCGGAATGTGATTGCCGTTATTGGGGATGAAAGGATTGTGCCGAAGGATTATTGGGACGTTATGCCTGGTGTAGAACGATCAGTCCCAATTCTTGTGCCCTATAAATTGGCGAGTAAAGAAGGAAAAGATTTTAAGACAGTTATCCATCTCAGCAATGGGAAAAAAATCGGAGGGGAACATATTGCTGTTATTGCAGGTCCCTGTGCAATAGAGAGCAAAGAACAAATTATTGAAATTGCTCATAGGGTAAGGGATGCAGGTGCAACCGCATTACGGGGCGGTGCGTTTAAACCCCGCACCAATCCATATAGTTTCCAGGGTCTCATGGAGGACGGCCTGGTACATCTGGCACGTGCCAGGGAGGTATCTGGTTTACCCATTGTTACTGAGGTGCTCACGCCTGAACACGTGAAATTGGTAAGCAAATATAGCGACATATTACAAGTTGGCACCCGTAACATGCAAAATTTTCTGCTTCTGCGTGCAGTAGGTGAGTCCGGGAAGCCCGTAATATTAAAGCGCGGAATGTCTGCTACCGTTGAAGAATTTCTTTTAGCAGCAGAATATATTCTGGCACAGAACAACCCAAATGTAATTCTGTGTGAAAGGGGAATCAGGACATTTGAGACGCATACTCGTTTTACCCTCTCGTTAAGCATTGTTCCGCAACTTAAAGAAATGACACACCTTCCCATCATTGTAGATCCAAGCCACGGAACAGGAAAGAGAAACCTGGTTAACCCGATGTCAAAAGGTTCTCTGGCTGTTGGTGCTGACGGTCTGCTCATCGAGACCCACCCTGAACCCGAAAAGTCTTTTGTGGATGGACCTCAGACAATTACCCTTGAGGCGTTTGAGGAACTTATGCAGGAATTAAAGCCTGTAGCAGAGGCTGTTGGAAGAACAATATAA